The following are encoded together in the Actinoplanes sp. N902-109 genome:
- a CDS encoding FAD-dependent monooxygenase gives MTSSRAVISGASIAGLSAAFWLRRIGWDVTVIERAPSFRDGGQNVDVRGVAREVLDRMGLFDAVKAQNTTETGTVLVDASGRVRAELPSDGPDGATAELEVLRGDLARTILDALPDGVTFRYGDTIEDVTDGPDDIAITCSSGRSLRADLLVIAEGVRSATRDRLFGAAVERRELGITMVFGTIPRTPADDDRWRWYNTTGGRQIHLRPDNHGTTRAILSYARSADLTGLRRAEALAQVRERYADAGWEAPRVLAGFDTSDDVYLDHLTQIRMKTWHRGRVVLAGDAGWCVTPMGGGGASLALTSGYVLAAFLSQDPHKALPAYEEWLRPLVDDVQKLPPGIEHFAYPQTRLGLAARGVLDRILTSPLFRPLTAKLTQVAETDRALPALARQPRDSPADPG, from the coding sequence ATGACATCATCACGTGCAGTCATCTCAGGGGCCAGCATCGCCGGGCTCTCGGCCGCGTTCTGGCTGCGCCGCATCGGCTGGGACGTCACCGTCATCGAGCGGGCGCCGAGCTTCCGCGACGGTGGCCAGAACGTCGACGTACGGGGCGTCGCCCGCGAGGTGCTCGACCGGATGGGGCTGTTCGACGCGGTCAAGGCGCAGAACACCACCGAGACCGGGACGGTGCTGGTGGACGCCTCCGGCAGGGTGCGGGCCGAACTGCCGTCGGACGGGCCGGACGGTGCCACCGCCGAACTCGAGGTGCTGCGTGGTGATCTGGCCCGCACGATCCTCGACGCTCTGCCCGACGGGGTCACGTTCCGCTATGGCGACACGATCGAGGACGTGACCGACGGCCCCGACGACATCGCGATCACCTGCTCGTCCGGCCGGTCGCTGCGGGCGGACCTGCTGGTCATCGCCGAGGGCGTGCGCTCGGCGACCCGCGACAGACTCTTCGGCGCCGCGGTCGAGCGGCGGGAGCTGGGCATCACCATGGTGTTCGGGACGATCCCGCGCACGCCCGCCGACGACGACCGCTGGCGGTGGTACAACACGACCGGCGGGCGCCAGATCCATCTGCGGCCCGACAACCACGGCACGACCCGCGCGATCCTCTCGTACGCCCGCAGTGCCGATCTGACCGGTCTGCGCCGGGCCGAGGCCCTGGCCCAGGTGCGGGAACGCTACGCCGACGCGGGCTGGGAGGCGCCCCGGGTCCTGGCCGGCTTCGACACTTCCGACGACGTCTACCTCGACCACCTCACCCAGATCCGGATGAAGACGTGGCACCGCGGCCGGGTGGTCCTGGCCGGCGACGCGGGCTGGTGCGTCACCCCGATGGGCGGTGGCGGGGCGTCACTCGCGCTCACCAGCGGCTACGTGCTCGCTGCCTTCCTGAGCCAGGACCCGCACAAGGCCCTTCCCGCGTACGAGGAATGGCTGCGGCCCCTCGTCGACGACGTGCAGAAACTGCCACCGGGCATCGAACACTTCGCCTATCCGCAGACGCGCCTGGGCCTGGCGGCACGCGGCGTGCTCGACCGGATCCTGACGTCGCCGCTGTTCCGTCCGCTCACGGCGAAACTCACCCAGGTCGCGGAGACAGACCGAGCTCTGCCGGCGCTTGCCCGGCAGCCTCGGGACAGCCCAGCCGACCCCGGGTGA